A window of Leptospira hartskeerlii contains these coding sequences:
- a CDS encoding LytR/AlgR family response regulator transcription factor, which yields MVRAVLVEDDKLMARTIQHYCREAFGKSLVSLKTFDELTPALYSIKENPIDLLLLDINLKGQSGYEILKLPEKDSFYTIVISSDKQNAVSAFDFGVLDFVAKPFTRERFIAAIDRMKSASASKADSMRKNSISLKKDGMIEVIRFQDILYLEASGNFTEIHLKSGRKELIRKTMESVLSELNSDFFRSHRSFIINLSEVKKILHGKGNHFKVLLGDSAEVALSRSNYNTLKDMLG from the coding sequence ATGGTGAGAGCTGTTCTAGTCGAAGATGATAAGCTGATGGCAAGGACCATCCAGCATTATTGCAGGGAGGCATTCGGAAAAAGTTTAGTCTCTCTAAAAACGTTCGATGAATTGACTCCTGCTCTTTATAGTATTAAAGAAAATCCTATCGACCTTCTTCTTTTAGATATCAACTTGAAAGGACAATCCGGATACGAGATATTGAAACTTCCCGAAAAAGATTCCTTTTATACGATTGTGATCTCCTCGGACAAACAAAATGCAGTAAGTGCATTTGACTTCGGAGTTTTGGATTTTGTAGCTAAACCGTTCACTAGAGAACGATTTATCGCTGCAATCGATCGTATGAAGTCCGCGTCCGCTTCTAAAGCGGATTCTATGCGTAAGAATAGTATTTCCTTGAAGAAAGATGGAATGATAGAAGTGATCCGATTTCAGGATATTCTATATTTAGAAGCCTCAGGAAATTTCACAGAGATCCATCTTAAATCAGGCCGCAAAGAGTTGATCCGTAAAACGATGGAATCCGTTCTATCTGAGCTCAATTCCGATTTTTTCCGTTCTCATAGATCTTTCATTATCAATCTATCCGAAGTAAAAAAGATACTACACGGAAAAGGAAATCATTTTAAAGTACTTCTAGGCGATTCCGCAGAAGTTGCCTTATCTAGATCAAATTATAATACTCTAAAAGATATGCTGGGTTGA
- a CDS encoding membrane dipeptidase, translated as MNYRSIRRYVFGFVVFFAGSASVFADPYWGTFQKDSCTSIFPGKRQYSAILYGIPSGQSWETTCANMPATVNGQAFTKPSRCVNTGFNEWGQFDVLDDSCEANWAATDDGGAYNWTHKNDGCQTSGTYAGKRKYSSRLWNIVGMTWEAACAKMPITIAGKTYTTPDRCVNTGSSTGMWGEWYVADSSCESAPQAYARGTSDSLKRTGTLSGYVDLHTHPMANLGFGGVIFHGSPYGEPAVALPDCPSMSNEGHSAGHSRVEAIVQDDIIGALLSTAKHDNRGYASFPYWPANNSYTHQTMYYEWIKRAYEGGLRTMVVLAVNGDYMFGATDNGLPDIIKGIAIATDPIYDLNDMNTLRRQTQAVYDMQTWIDTKSGGAGLGWFRIVKTPAEAQSVVAAGKLAVVLGAEVDYLVDCNTTTCTDAMITQGVQEMYDAGLRYIFPIHLKTNGFGGAGLYNILGSGTKYDCKHYGQDCNVAGLTSYGPKIMKALMQKGMIIDVGHMSARSLEGALTYAEQQAYPGIVTGHTGVYDMANKTNRHEANPTGTALKRIIALGGMIGLIPGQGNLDEVGEWRQNSDGKYISHACGGTTQTFAQSYQYLRNLIGDPAYDGRLTVGTDFNGFAHMPGPRYGTRACPGGVSTITQPDSAKVAYPFAPDASIRKAATLSALPSMAKYTFGNRTFDFNTEGASHIGLMPDFFEDLRQQGLKRSDLEPVYRSADFFATMWQKAVTRGASIQ; from the coding sequence ATGAATTATCGGTCAATACGAAGATACGTATTCGGCTTCGTAGTATTTTTCGCAGGAAGTGCATCCGTGTTTGCGGATCCTTATTGGGGAACGTTTCAAAAAGACAGCTGTACGTCAATTTTCCCTGGCAAGCGTCAGTATTCAGCTATCCTTTACGGAATCCCTTCGGGACAAAGCTGGGAAACTACATGTGCGAATATGCCAGCAACCGTTAACGGCCAAGCGTTTACTAAACCTAGTCGTTGTGTAAACACAGGATTCAATGAGTGGGGACAATTCGATGTACTCGATGACTCCTGCGAAGCGAACTGGGCAGCAACGGACGACGGTGGAGCTTATAACTGGACACATAAGAATGATGGTTGCCAAACATCCGGGACCTATGCGGGCAAAAGAAAATATTCTTCCCGTTTATGGAATATTGTAGGTATGACTTGGGAAGCAGCATGCGCTAAAATGCCGATCACAATCGCAGGTAAAACCTATACTACTCCTGATAGATGCGTGAACACAGGAAGCTCCACAGGAATGTGGGGAGAATGGTACGTTGCAGATTCAAGCTGCGAGTCCGCTCCGCAAGCGTATGCAAGAGGTACTAGCGATTCTCTCAAAAGAACAGGAACTCTCTCTGGTTATGTGGATCTTCATACTCACCCGATGGCTAACCTAGGTTTTGGTGGAGTGATCTTCCATGGATCTCCTTATGGAGAACCGGCAGTTGCACTTCCTGATTGCCCTAGTATGTCTAACGAAGGCCACTCTGCAGGACACTCCAGAGTAGAAGCAATCGTTCAAGATGATATTATTGGAGCTCTACTTTCTACAGCAAAACATGATAATAGAGGATACGCAAGTTTCCCTTATTGGCCGGCAAACAATAGCTACACTCACCAAACAATGTATTACGAATGGATCAAACGTGCCTATGAAGGCGGTTTAAGAACCATGGTAGTTCTTGCGGTGAACGGTGACTATATGTTCGGAGCAACTGATAATGGTCTTCCGGATATTATCAAAGGGATCGCAATCGCAACAGATCCAATCTACGATCTAAACGACATGAACACTTTACGTCGTCAAACCCAAGCAGTATATGATATGCAGACTTGGATCGATACAAAAAGCGGGGGAGCGGGTCTTGGATGGTTCCGTATAGTAAAAACTCCTGCGGAAGCACAAAGTGTGGTCGCTGCAGGTAAACTCGCAGTCGTTTTAGGTGCGGAAGTTGATTACCTAGTAGATTGTAATACTACAACTTGTACTGATGCGATGATCACTCAAGGTGTTCAAGAAATGTATGACGCAGGTTTACGTTATATATTCCCAATTCACTTGAAAACAAACGGATTCGGTGGAGCAGGTCTCTACAATATCCTTGGAAGTGGAACAAAGTATGACTGTAAACATTACGGACAAGACTGTAACGTAGCAGGTTTAACTTCTTACGGACCTAAGATCATGAAAGCCCTAATGCAAAAAGGGATGATCATAGACGTGGGTCACATGTCCGCAAGATCCTTGGAAGGAGCTTTGACTTACGCAGAACAACAAGCTTATCCAGGTATCGTAACAGGTCACACCGGTGTATATGATATGGCGAACAAAACAAATCGTCATGAGGCTAATCCTACTGGAACGGCACTCAAACGTATCATCGCTTTAGGTGGAATGATCGGACTGATCCCAGGACAAGGAAATCTGGATGAAGTAGGGGAATGGAGACAAAACTCTGATGGTAAATATATTTCTCACGCATGTGGAGGAACCACTCAGACATTTGCTCAATCCTATCAATATCTTAGAAATCTGATCGGAGACCCAGCTTATGACGGAAGACTTACTGTCGGAACAGACTTTAACGGATTCGCTCATATGCCTGGACCTCGTTACGGAACCAGAGCATGTCCAGGAGGAGTGTCTACGATCACTCAACCTGATTCTGCTAAAGTAGCATATCCTTTTGCACCGGATGCTTCCATTAGAAAAGCTGCAACTCTTTCAGCTCTTCCTTCAATGGCAAAATATACATTCGGTAACAGGACATTCGACTTTAACACAGAAGGAGCTTCTCATATTGGGCTTATGCCTGACTTCTTTGAAGATTTAAGACAGCAAGGACTCAAACGTTCCGATCTGGAACCTGTTTATCGCTCTGCTGACTTCTTCGCTACTATGTGGCAAAAAGCAGTCACAAGAGGTGCAAGTATCCAATAA